In Moorella sp. Hama-1, a single genomic region encodes these proteins:
- a CDS encoding ISNCY family transposase, which yields MSAKESRRVFVIEKAIEGKITNRQAAEVLGLTERQVIRLKERMKAEGVAGLAHKNRGRIPKHAVPKDTRKKVVMLARGPLRDASCQQVAELLEEFYETILSAKTVGRILKEAGIPLAHTHRAPKRQKSRDRMPQEGLLSQIDASPFAWLEDRGPELALHGSIDDATGKVQGLHFELHECLHGYLQLLSQVVQNCGVPRSLYSDRHTIFFSPKGDRLSIEEELAGQTAPLTQFGRAISELGINHIKARSPQAKGRIERLWGTLQGRLMIELRLAGISTLEAANAFLPGFRERFNRRFTVAPADPAPAYAPCPPPARLKQILSTREDRKASRGSSISYLGRTYQLVDTRDAVVPLRPRATVEVLTHLDGSLSALYGGNYYALQEFTPAPAVKAEEPKKAPASKAHTPAPDHPWRRIPINQTKKAMPLPVDNSLPLTQEG from the coding sequence TTGAGTGCCAAAGAGTCCCGCAGGGTGTTTGTGATTGAGAAAGCCATCGAAGGCAAAATTACTAACAGGCAGGCTGCCGAGGTCTTGGGCTTAACTGAACGCCAGGTCATTCGCTTGAAGGAGAGGATGAAAGCTGAAGGTGTTGCGGGCCTGGCTCATAAAAACAGAGGTCGGATTCCTAAGCATGCCGTGCCTAAAGACACTAGAAAGAAGGTGGTCATGTTGGCCCGGGGCCCTCTTCGTGATGCTAGCTGCCAGCAGGTGGCTGAGCTCCTGGAGGAGTTCTATGAGACCATTCTTTCGGCTAAGACCGTGGGCCGGATTTTGAAGGAGGCTGGTATTCCTCTGGCTCATACCCACAGGGCGCCCAAGCGCCAGAAGTCGCGTGACCGCATGCCCCAGGAGGGCCTCCTTTCCCAGATCGACGCCAGTCCCTTCGCCTGGCTGGAGGATCGCGGCCCGGAGCTTGCTTTGCACGGTTCCATCGACGATGCCACTGGCAAGGTTCAGGGGCTACATTTTGAACTCCACGAGTGCCTCCACGGTTACTTGCAGCTGCTGTCCCAGGTGGTGCAGAATTGCGGCGTGCCCAGGAGCCTATACTCTGACCGCCACACTATCTTCTTTTCCCCTAAGGGGGACAGGCTCTCGATCGAGGAGGAACTGGCCGGCCAGACTGCCCCTTTAACCCAGTTCGGCCGGGCCATCTCTGAGCTGGGGATTAATCATATTAAGGCCCGTTCACCACAGGCCAAGGGGCGCATAGAGCGCCTCTGGGGCACCCTCCAGGGCCGCCTGATGATTGAACTCCGCCTGGCTGGTATCTCTACCCTGGAGGCGGCTAATGCCTTCCTGCCGGGCTTTAGGGAGAGGTTTAACCGGCGTTTCACCGTTGCCCCTGCTGACCCGGCACCGGCTTACGCCCCTTGTCCGCCACCGGCTAGGTTGAAGCAAATCCTTTCGACGCGTGAGGATCGCAAGGCGTCCCGCGGTTCTTCTATCTCCTATCTGGGCCGCACTTACCAGTTAGTGGATACTAGGGACGCTGTCGTTCCTTTGCGCCCGCGGGCGACTGTTGAGGTGCTTACGCATCTGGATGGTTCTTTGAGTGCTCTGTATGGCGGTAATTACTATGCATTACAGGAGTTTACCCCGGCGCCTGCGGTGAAGGCTGAAGAACCTAAAAAGGCTCCTGCCAGTAAGGCTCATACTCCGGCCCCAGACCATCCCTGGCGCCGGATACCTATTAACCAGACCAAAAAAGCGATGCCTTTACCTGTGGATAATTCCTTGCCCCTTACTCAAGAGGGGTGA
- a CDS encoding sensor histidine kinase has protein sequence MRHRIWARLGDIPLRWRLTAWYVLLLAVILGGFSAFIYVNMSLSLKKGLDAVLLSQGEQVLSSMDTENGRPRLDPNLSLLPGTYFAFYDANGKIVSTNLPADLAARMPVADLAGNQPATVETPGTEWRVLLVPVREQGQQAYRVLVARSEEEAENPLDRLLLFILIAIPLTLVLAAGGGLFLARRALSPIDHIAAKARRISATDLQRRLDLPHGNDEVGHLVATLDEMLDRLDRAFQRQRQFTADASHELRTPLAVIRSQAEAVLQRQHSPGEYRQALEVIRDQTEWMGNLVAKLLILARSDDSQEQLEREPLDLGDLVAGVAAEFQGMAADKGLLLKTRIKDQLRIQGDQTRLTQLLANLVENAIKYTPAGEVTITLERSGREALLQVQDTGVGIPAEHLPHIFERFYRVDKARSRAEGGFGLGLAICDWIARAHGGRITVASTVGRGTTFKVRLPLE, from the coding sequence TTGCGGCATAGAATATGGGCCCGCCTGGGCGATATACCCCTGCGCTGGCGCCTCACGGCCTGGTACGTCTTACTGCTGGCTGTTATCCTGGGCGGCTTCAGCGCTTTCATCTACGTTAATATGTCCCTGAGCCTGAAAAAGGGGCTGGACGCCGTGCTGTTATCCCAGGGGGAACAGGTCTTAAGCAGCATGGATACCGAAAACGGGCGGCCGCGACTGGACCCCAACCTGTCCCTCCTGCCGGGGACCTATTTCGCCTTCTACGACGCCAACGGCAAAATCGTAAGCACCAACCTGCCGGCGGACCTGGCCGCCAGGATGCCGGTGGCGGACCTGGCGGGTAACCAGCCGGCTACGGTGGAAACCCCGGGGACCGAATGGCGGGTTCTGCTGGTCCCGGTCAGAGAACAGGGACAGCAAGCGTACCGGGTTCTGGTGGCGCGTTCCGAGGAAGAGGCCGAAAATCCCCTGGACCGCCTGTTATTATTTATCCTTATCGCCATTCCGTTAACCCTGGTGTTAGCGGCCGGCGGCGGCCTTTTCCTGGCCCGGCGGGCCTTGAGCCCCATTGACCACATTGCCGCCAAGGCCCGACGGATTAGCGCCACCGATCTGCAGCGGCGCCTGGACTTGCCCCACGGCAATGATGAAGTAGGGCACCTGGTGGCTACCCTGGATGAGATGCTGGACCGCCTGGATCGGGCCTTTCAGCGCCAGCGGCAGTTTACTGCCGACGCCTCCCACGAGCTCCGCACCCCCCTGGCTGTCATCCGCAGCCAGGCCGAGGCGGTGTTGCAACGACAGCACTCGCCTGGGGAATACCGCCAGGCCCTGGAGGTCATCCGCGACCAGACGGAGTGGATGGGCAACCTGGTGGCTAAACTTCTCATCCTGGCCCGCAGCGACGACAGCCAGGAGCAACTGGAAAGGGAGCCCCTGGATTTAGGCGACCTGGTAGCCGGGGTGGCGGCGGAATTCCAGGGGATGGCGGCAGATAAGGGGTTGTTGTTAAAGACGCGGATCAAGGACCAGTTGAGAATCCAGGGCGACCAGACACGCCTGACCCAGCTCCTGGCCAACCTGGTGGAAAACGCCATCAAATATACGCCGGCGGGTGAGGTGACTATCACCCTGGAAAGGTCCGGCCGGGAGGCCCTGCTCCAGGTCCAGGATACCGGGGTCGGCATCCCGGCGGAACACCTGCCCCATATCTTTGAGCGTTTCTACCGGGTTGATAAAGCCCGCTCCCGGGCCGAGGGCGGTTTCGGCCTGGGCCTGGCCATCTGCGACTGGATCGCCCGGGCCCACGGCGGCCGGATCACAGTGGCAAGCACCGTGGGGCGGGGGACAACCTTTAAGGTTCGGTTGCCCCTGGAGTAA
- a CDS encoding response regulator transcription factor: MRILIVEDETTLANTLARCLREEGYAADIAYDGEEGVAFAETVIYDLIILDLMLPRLDGMEVIRRLRNERIQAPVLMLTARDTVADKVRGLDAGADDYLTKPFALAELLARVRALLRRESENKSTVLQVGDLTMDTVSRQVRRGEKEINLTNKEYALLEYLMRNPNRVLNRTQIAEHVWDYDFSGMSNIVDVYIRYLRRKIDDNFEPKLLYTIRGSGYSLREPSAD; this comes from the coding sequence TTGCGCATCCTGATCGTTGAAGATGAGACTACCCTGGCCAACACCCTGGCCCGTTGCCTGCGGGAGGAAGGCTACGCCGCTGATATAGCCTACGACGGCGAGGAAGGGGTGGCCTTTGCGGAAACGGTTATCTATGATCTGATAATCCTGGATCTCATGTTGCCCCGGCTGGACGGCATGGAGGTTATCCGGCGCCTGCGCAATGAGCGCATCCAGGCCCCGGTCCTCATGCTTACGGCCCGGGATACGGTGGCCGACAAGGTCAGGGGGCTGGATGCCGGGGCCGATGACTACCTGACCAAGCCCTTTGCTTTGGCCGAGCTCCTGGCCCGCGTCCGCGCCTTATTACGGCGGGAGAGTGAGAATAAGAGTACTGTCCTGCAGGTTGGGGACCTAACTATGGATACGGTCTCCCGCCAGGTACGCCGGGGGGAGAAGGAGATTAACCTGACCAACAAGGAGTACGCCCTGCTGGAATACCTGATGCGTAATCCCAACCGGGTCCTTAACCGCACCCAGATCGCCGAGCACGTCTGGGATTATGACTTCAGCGGCATGTCTAATATAGTCGACGTCTACATCCGCTACCTGCGGCGTAAAATTGATGATAATTTTGAGCCCAAGTTACTATATACTATTCGCGGCAGCGGTTATAGCCTGCGGGAACCCTCCGCTGACTAG
- a CDS encoding diguanylate cyclase, producing MKVQWQEAYLELLRQYSRKQSEAILYEASKLSKALVENGVGPEDLVQYHLEALEKMFQDISPLRVPGLILMSFDLLLEVMMAYALSFREYLEVKDRLIARLETLNQELTAANSDLETKVQELTVIQDMTRELGSCLDLELTARAITRHLRELLHCEGGVYLVSSTGEWRNYTPEDTPVNNTPLGVLAAGAGQSARLAGRDLTLPLVIGQEVGGAVFLQKDGGFSADEVRLVEIIAGYAALAVERAQLYETMKRQATIDAKTGLYNYQHLMDLLEKELARARRYQRTFTLAMLDIDDFKIYNDTHGHRQGDKALQKIAAIIQSSIREVDIAARYGGEEFVMIMPETNTLEATAVTERVRRNIMNAAIDNEGCGPGRVLTVSIGLATYPLDAATVGELIDAADSALYMAKGQGKNMVRVFGKADRWRSDKERVF from the coding sequence ATGAAAGTACAATGGCAGGAAGCCTACCTCGAGCTCTTACGCCAGTATAGCCGCAAGCAGAGTGAAGCCATCCTTTATGAAGCTTCAAAGCTGAGCAAAGCCCTGGTGGAGAATGGCGTTGGGCCCGAAGATCTGGTCCAGTATCACCTGGAGGCCCTGGAAAAGATGTTCCAGGACATCTCACCCCTTCGGGTACCGGGATTAATTCTCATGTCCTTCGACCTGCTCCTGGAAGTGATGATGGCCTACGCCCTTAGTTTCCGGGAATACCTGGAGGTAAAAGACAGGCTTATTGCCCGCCTGGAAACCCTCAATCAGGAATTGACTGCCGCCAACAGCGACCTGGAAACGAAAGTGCAAGAGCTTACGGTAATCCAGGACATGACCAGGGAATTGGGTTCCTGTTTGGACCTTGAGCTAACAGCCAGGGCCATTACCAGGCACCTGCGGGAGTTGCTCCATTGCGAAGGTGGCGTGTACCTGGTCAGCAGCACCGGCGAATGGCGGAATTATACCCCGGAAGATACACCGGTAAATAATACCCCGCTGGGAGTCCTGGCAGCCGGGGCCGGGCAGTCGGCCAGGCTGGCAGGGCGGGACTTGACCCTGCCCCTGGTCATCGGCCAGGAGGTTGGCGGCGCTGTCTTTTTACAAAAAGACGGGGGATTTAGCGCCGACGAGGTACGGCTGGTGGAGATCATCGCCGGGTATGCCGCCCTGGCCGTTGAGCGCGCCCAGCTGTACGAGACCATGAAACGCCAGGCCACCATTGACGCCAAAACGGGTTTATATAATTACCAGCACCTGATGGACTTATTAGAAAAAGAGCTGGCCCGCGCCCGGCGTTACCAGCGTACCTTTACCTTAGCCATGCTCGATATCGATGACTTTAAGATTTACAACGACACCCACGGCCACCGGCAGGGGGATAAAGCCCTCCAAAAAATAGCAGCCATCATCCAATCCAGCATCCGGGAGGTCGATATAGCAGCGCGTTACGGCGGCGAGGAATTTGTCATGATCATGCCGGAAACTAACACCCTGGAAGCAACTGCTGTAACCGAAAGGGTACGCCGGAATATCATGAACGCTGCTATCGACAATGAGGGCTGCGGCCCGGGCCGGGTGTTGACGGTGAGTATCGGGCTGGCCACCTACCCCCTGGATGCCGCCACAGTCGGGGAGTTGATTGACGCTGCCGACAGTGCCCTTTACATGGCCAAGGGACAGGGGAAAAACATGGTCCGGGTGTTCGGTAAAGCTGACAGATGGCGGTCTGACAAGGAAAGGGTCTTTTAG